From Mycolicibacterium nivoides, a single genomic window includes:
- the rpsD gene encoding 30S ribosomal protein S4, with translation MARYTGPATRKSRRLGVDLVGGDQSFEKRPYPPGQHGRARIKESEYRTQLQEKQKARFTYGVLEKQFRKYYEEANRKAGKTGENLLQILESRLDNVVYRAGLARTRRMARQLVSHGHFTVNGVKVNIPSFRVSQYDIIDVKEKSLNTLPFEVSRQTAGERPIPSWLQVVGERQRILVHQLPERAQIQVPLAEQLIVEFYSK, from the coding sequence ATGGCTCGTTATACCGGACCCGCCACCCGCAAGTCGCGCCGTCTCGGCGTCGACCTGGTCGGCGGAGATCAGTCGTTCGAGAAGCGCCCCTACCCGCCCGGCCAGCACGGCCGCGCGCGGATCAAGGAGAGCGAATACCGCACTCAGCTGCAGGAGAAGCAGAAGGCTCGCTTCACCTACGGCGTGCTGGAGAAGCAGTTCCGCAAGTACTACGAAGAGGCCAACCGCAAGGCGGGCAAGACGGGTGAGAACCTGCTCCAGATCCTGGAGAGCCGCCTGGACAACGTGGTGTACCGCGCCGGCTTGGCGCGCACCCGCCGGATGGCCCGTCAGCTGGTCAGCCACGGCCACTTCACCGTCAACGGTGTCAAGGTGAACATCCCGAGCTTCCGGGTGTCGCAGTACGACATCATCGACGTCAAGGAGAAGTCGCTCAACACCCTGCCGTTCGAGGTTTCTCGGCAGACCGCGGGTGAGCGTCCGATCCCGTCGTGGCTGCAGGTCGTCGGCGAGCGTCAGCGGATCCTGGTGCACCAGCTGCCCGAGCGTGCGCAGATCCAGGTGCCGCTCGCCGAACAGCTCATCGTCGAGTTCTACTCGAAGTAA
- the rpsK gene encoding 30S ribosomal protein S11 has translation MAPPKKAAGAKRGKTTRRREKKNVPHGAAHIKSTFNNTIVSITDPQGNVIAWASSGHVGFKGSRKSTPFAAQLAAENAARKAQEHGVKKVDVFVKGPGSGRETAIRSLQAAGLEVGAISDVTPQPHNGCRPPKRRRV, from the coding sequence ATGGCACCACCGAAGAAGGCCGCGGGCGCCAAGCGCGGTAAGACCACCCGTCGCCGGGAAAAGAAGAACGTTCCGCACGGCGCCGCGCACATCAAGAGCACGTTCAACAACACGATCGTCTCCATCACCGATCCTCAGGGCAACGTCATCGCCTGGGCGTCGTCGGGTCACGTCGGCTTCAAGGGTTCGCGTAAGTCGACCCCGTTCGCCGCACAGCTGGCCGCCGAGAATGCCGCCCGCAAGGCGCAGGAGCACGGCGTGAAGAAGGTCGACGTGTTCGTCAAGGGTCCGGGTTCGGGCCGCGAGACCGCCATCCGCTCGCTGCAGGCCGCAGGCCTCGAGGTGGGCGCGATTTCCGACGTCACTCCGCAGCCGCACAACGGCTGCCGTCCGCCCAAGCGGCGCCGGGTCTAG
- the rpsM gene encoding 30S ribosomal protein S13 — protein MARLVGVDLPRDKRMEIALTYIFGIGRTRSNEILAATGIDKNMRTKDLTDDQVTVLRDYIEGNLKVEGDLRREVQADIRRKIEIGCYQGLRHRRGLPVRGQRTKTNARTRKGPKRTIAGKKKAR, from the coding sequence ATGGCACGCCTCGTGGGCGTCGATCTTCCGCGCGACAAGCGCATGGAGATCGCGCTGACTTACATTTTCGGCATCGGCCGTACCCGTTCGAACGAGATCCTCGCCGCGACGGGCATTGACAAGAACATGCGCACGAAGGACCTGACCGACGATCAGGTGACCGTTCTGCGCGACTACATCGAAGGCAACCTCAAGGTTGAGGGTGACCTGCGCCGCGAGGTGCAGGCCGACATTCGCCGCAAGATCGAGATCGGCTGCTACCAGGGCCTGCGGCACCGCCGTGGCCTGCCGGTGCGTGGCCAGCGGACCAAGACCAACGCGCGTACCCGCAAGGGCCCCAAGCGCACCATCGCCGGCAAGAAGAAGGCTAGGTAA
- the rpmJ gene encoding 50S ribosomal protein L36 translates to MKVNPSVKPICDKCRVIRRHGRVMVICSDPRHKQRQG, encoded by the coding sequence GTGAAGGTGAACCCGAGCGTCAAGCCCATCTGCGATAAGTGCAGGGTGATCCGCCGGCATGGGCGGGTCATGGTGATCTGCAGCGATCCGCGCCACAAGCAGCGCCAGGGCTAA
- the infA gene encoding translation initiation factor IF-1: MAKKDGAIEVEGRVVEPLPNAMFRIELENGHKVLAHISGKMRQHYIRILPEDRVVVELSPYDLSRGRIVYRYK, encoded by the coding sequence ATGGCCAAGAAAGACGGTGCCATCGAGGTCGAGGGTCGCGTGGTCGAACCTCTGCCCAATGCGATGTTCCGCATTGAGCTGGAGAACGGACACAAGGTCCTGGCCCACATCAGCGGCAAGATGCGGCAGCACTACATCCGCATCCTGCCCGAGGACCGGGTAGTGGTGGAGCTCTCTCCCTACGACCTGTCCCGGGGCCGCATCGTGTACCGGTACAAGTGA
- a CDS encoding flotillin family protein produces the protein MSLLLIVVLAAIAAVLILVVIPLVYVKNYIKVPPNEVAVFTGRGTPKVVRGGARFRMPGIERVDIMSLEPFNVSINLQNALSNNGVPVNVEAVGLVRIGSADEAVQTAVQRFLTSDLNELQRQINEILAGSLRGITATMTVEDLNSNRDSLARSVVEEAGGDLARIGMEVDVLKIAGISDANDYLKSLGQRRIAEVKRDATVGTAEAERDAQIQSAKARQEGSIAQAEADTAIATANQKRDVELARLRAQTEAENAQADQAGPLANARAQKDVGIATEQAEAARVQARIEVEQRRAEQAQAALQADVIAPAEARRQADIAMAEGQRQSTILAAEAAAEAERRKGQAEADARKAAADALRVEKQAEADSLQAKLVAEAAGKKELADALRVEQQAEAAGIEAKLLAEANGKKEIAAALNGYTADAARLLMLPDVLASVVKATEAAASPLAEIERLSIIGGSRDTQDAVGGLLGISPLAVANILESLKASGIDVAAMLQGSNANNGSSSHPS, from the coding sequence GTGTCCCTGCTGCTCATCGTCGTCCTGGCCGCCATCGCCGCCGTCCTGATCCTGGTGGTCATACCGCTGGTCTACGTCAAGAACTACATCAAGGTGCCGCCCAACGAGGTGGCCGTGTTCACCGGGCGCGGCACGCCCAAGGTGGTGCGCGGCGGCGCCCGGTTCCGGATGCCCGGCATCGAGCGGGTCGACATCATGAGCCTGGAGCCGTTCAACGTCAGCATCAACCTGCAGAACGCGCTGTCCAACAACGGTGTGCCGGTCAACGTCGAGGCGGTCGGGCTGGTCCGCATCGGCTCGGCCGACGAGGCCGTGCAGACCGCGGTCCAACGCTTCCTGACCTCCGACCTCAATGAGCTGCAGCGCCAGATCAACGAGATCCTGGCCGGCAGCCTGCGCGGCATCACCGCGACCATGACCGTCGAGGATCTCAACTCCAACCGCGACAGCCTGGCCCGCAGCGTGGTCGAGGAGGCCGGCGGCGACCTGGCCCGCATCGGCATGGAGGTCGACGTCCTCAAGATCGCCGGTATCTCCGATGCCAACGACTACCTGAAGTCGCTCGGCCAGCGCCGCATCGCCGAGGTCAAGCGGGACGCCACGGTCGGCACCGCCGAGGCCGAGCGCGACGCCCAGATCCAGTCGGCCAAGGCCCGCCAGGAGGGTTCCATCGCCCAGGCCGAGGCCGATACCGCCATCGCCACCGCGAACCAGAAGCGCGACGTCGAGCTGGCCCGCTTGCGCGCGCAGACCGAGGCCGAGAACGCCCAGGCCGACCAGGCCGGGCCGCTGGCCAACGCCCGCGCGCAGAAGGACGTCGGCATCGCCACCGAGCAGGCCGAGGCGGCCCGGGTGCAGGCCCGCATCGAGGTGGAGCAGCGTCGTGCCGAGCAGGCACAGGCCGCTCTGCAGGCCGACGTGATCGCGCCCGCCGAGGCGAGACGCCAGGCGGACATCGCGATGGCCGAAGGTCAGCGCCAGTCCACGATCCTGGCTGCCGAGGCCGCCGCCGAGGCCGAGCGGCGCAAGGGCCAGGCCGAGGCGGATGCCCGCAAGGCCGCCGCCGACGCGCTCCGGGTCGAGAAGCAGGCCGAGGCGGACAGCCTGCAGGCCAAGCTGGTCGCCGAGGCCGCCGGTAAGAAGGAACTGGCCGACGCGCTGCGCGTCGAACAGCAGGCCGAGGCCGCCGGTATCGAGGCCAAACTACTGGCCGAGGCCAACGGTAAGAAGGAGATCGCCGCCGCGCTCAACGGCTACACAGCCGACGCCGCGCGCCTGCTGATGCTGCCCGACGTGCTGGCCTCTGTGGTCAAGGCGACCGAAGCGGCCGCCTCTCCCCTGGCCGAGATCGAGCGGCTGTCGATCATCGGTGGCTCACGCGACACCCAGGACGCGGTCGGCGGCCTGCTCGGTATCAGCCCGCTGGCGGTGGCCAACATCCTGGAGTCGCTCAAGGCCTCGGGCATCGACGTGGCGGCCATGCTCCAGGGGTCCAACGCGAACAACGGGAGCAGCTCGCACCCGAGCTGA
- a CDS encoding FAD-dependent oxidoreductase, protein MTGPASQPRKPVILTVDDDPAVSRAVARDLRRHYGERYRIVRAESGPDALETLNELKLRGDTVAVFVADYRMPQMSGIEFLESAMDLYPMARRVLLTAYADTTAAIDAINVVDLDHYLLKPWDPPEEKLYPVVDGLLEAWHAVGDRAIPHTKVIGHQWSSRSWEVRQFLARNQHTFRAFTTDEPVGRQLLDAAGLDGLQLPVVITEGGETLVEPSDGELADMLGLSTTPSLTMYDLAVIGGGPAGLAAAVYGASEGLRTVLIEGTTTGGQAGRSSRIENYLGFPTGVSGAELATSARRQAERFGAEVITTREAVALDIAGAARTITFADGETIGARAVILATGVEYRQLPVPGCFADPDNPNNFVGRGVYYGASVSDASECRGEDVYIVGGANSAGQAAMFMSREAKSVTLLVRGPSLEASMSYYLIQQIEQTPNIFVRTCTEVVGATGEDDHLAALELVNRQSGEHEEVRASRLCCFIGATPRTDWLDGVVARDDHGFILAGPDLRDVCGWTLERPPHHLETSVPGVFVAGDVRAESAKRVAAAVGEGSMAVMLVHRYLAEA, encoded by the coding sequence ATGACTGGCCCCGCCTCCCAGCCCCGTAAACCCGTGATCCTGACCGTCGACGACGATCCCGCGGTTTCGCGTGCCGTCGCCCGCGATCTGCGCCGCCACTACGGCGAGCGCTACCGGATCGTGCGTGCCGAATCCGGCCCGGACGCCCTGGAGACCCTCAACGAGCTGAAGCTGCGCGGCGACACCGTCGCGGTGTTCGTCGCCGACTACCGGATGCCGCAGATGAGCGGCATCGAGTTCCTCGAATCGGCGATGGACCTGTATCCGATGGCCCGGCGCGTGCTGTTGACGGCGTACGCAGACACCACCGCGGCCATCGACGCCATCAACGTCGTCGACCTCGACCACTACCTGCTCAAGCCGTGGGATCCGCCCGAGGAGAAGCTCTACCCGGTGGTCGACGGTCTGCTGGAGGCCTGGCACGCCGTCGGCGACCGGGCCATCCCGCACACCAAGGTGATCGGGCACCAGTGGAGTTCGCGGTCCTGGGAGGTGCGCCAGTTCCTGGCCCGCAACCAGCACACCTTCCGCGCGTTCACCACCGACGAGCCCGTCGGCCGTCAGCTGTTGGACGCCGCGGGCCTGGACGGTCTGCAGTTGCCGGTGGTGATCACCGAGGGCGGCGAGACACTCGTCGAACCCAGTGACGGCGAGCTCGCCGACATGCTGGGGCTCTCGACCACTCCGTCGCTGACCATGTACGACCTCGCGGTGATCGGCGGTGGCCCGGCGGGTCTGGCCGCCGCGGTGTACGGAGCCTCCGAGGGGTTGCGCACGGTGCTGATCGAGGGCACCACGACCGGCGGACAGGCCGGCCGCAGTTCCCGGATCGAGAACTATCTCGGCTTCCCGACCGGGGTGTCTGGCGCCGAACTCGCCACCTCGGCCCGCAGGCAGGCCGAGCGGTTCGGTGCGGAGGTGATCACCACCCGCGAAGCCGTCGCCCTCGACATCGCGGGCGCGGCCCGCACCATCACCTTCGCCGACGGCGAGACCATCGGCGCCCGCGCGGTCATCCTGGCCACCGGTGTCGAGTACCGCCAGCTCCCGGTGCCGGGATGCTTCGCCGATCCCGACAACCCGAACAACTTCGTCGGCCGCGGTGTGTACTACGGCGCCTCGGTGTCGGACGCCTCCGAATGCCGCGGCGAGGACGTGTACATCGTCGGCGGCGCCAACTCTGCCGGGCAGGCCGCGATGTTCATGTCGCGCGAGGCCAAGTCGGTGACGCTGCTGGTGCGCGGCCCGTCGCTGGAAGCGTCGATGTCGTACTACCTGATCCAGCAGATCGAACAGACGCCCAACATCTTCGTGCGCACCTGCACCGAGGTGGTCGGTGCCACCGGTGAGGACGACCATCTGGCGGCACTGGAGTTGGTGAACAGGCAGTCCGGCGAGCACGAGGAGGTGCGTGCTTCACGGCTGTGCTGCTTCATCGGCGCCACCCCGCGCACCGACTGGCTCGACGGCGTGGTGGCCCGCGACGACCACGGGTTCATCCTGGCCGGCCCCGACCTGCGCGACGTGTGCGGCTGGACCCTGGAACGTCCGCCGCATCATCTGGAAACAAGTGTGCCCGGTGTGTTTGTTGCAGGAGATGTGCGTGCCGAGTCCGCCAAGCGGGTGGCTGCCGCCGTCGGCGAAGGGTCGATGGCTGTGATGCTCGTGCACCGATACCTGGCAGAAGCGTGA
- a CDS encoding ATP-binding protein — protein MGETCVRDELRTLFLFEHLSDAQLDTLCQAGSIETFPAGPIVTEGDPATCFYVMLDGELVMSKRSGGVDIQTNRTSMRGVYFGAWSAYIPGEEHVYEASVRLTKPSRVFVLDANAFAGFMQSQFPMAVHLLEGHKVGGRRQSQIIGQREKLLALGNITAGLTHQLNNPAAATARAVADLREGVGKMRHKLAMLADGKFTPQALRMLVTIQDEVAEQVAKHKGLELTALETSDREDEMGDWLEDHDIVFAWDYAPTFVEAGLDIDWLERISASVDDALKDGEASATLQAALGWLKYTIDTELRMNEIAEASKRISALLAGAKQYSQMDRGDYQSADVHELLRSTLMMFGDKIGKDKPVSLCKDLDKSLPELHCYPGDLNQVWTNIIDNAVQAMDGHGTLTLRTSRETDEMIRVEICDDGPGIPAEDINRIFTPFFTTKPFGEGTGLGLDLAWRIVVEKHHGDLRVQSKPGDTRFIVLLPLQAPAPETQAAETEAAE, from the coding sequence ATGGGCGAGACCTGCGTGCGGGACGAACTACGGACACTGTTCCTGTTCGAGCATCTTTCCGACGCGCAACTCGACACGTTGTGTCAGGCCGGCAGCATCGAGACATTCCCGGCCGGCCCGATCGTCACCGAGGGTGATCCGGCCACGTGCTTCTACGTCATGCTCGATGGCGAGCTGGTGATGTCGAAGCGCTCCGGCGGTGTCGACATCCAGACCAACCGCACCTCGATGCGCGGCGTCTACTTCGGCGCCTGGTCGGCCTACATTCCCGGCGAGGAACACGTCTACGAGGCGTCGGTACGCCTGACGAAGCCGTCGCGGGTGTTCGTGCTGGACGCCAATGCGTTCGCGGGGTTCATGCAGTCCCAGTTCCCGATGGCGGTGCATCTGCTGGAGGGCCACAAGGTCGGCGGCCGGCGCCAGAGCCAGATCATCGGTCAGCGCGAGAAGCTGCTGGCCCTCGGCAACATCACCGCCGGCCTGACCCATCAGCTCAACAACCCGGCGGCCGCCACCGCCCGCGCCGTGGCCGACCTGCGCGAAGGTGTCGGCAAGATGCGGCACAAGCTGGCGATGCTGGCCGATGGCAAGTTCACCCCGCAAGCGCTGCGGATGCTGGTAACCATCCAGGACGAGGTCGCCGAGCAGGTCGCCAAGCACAAGGGGCTGGAGCTCACCGCGCTGGAGACATCCGACCGCGAGGACGAGATGGGCGACTGGCTCGAGGACCACGACATCGTGTTCGCCTGGGACTACGCTCCGACGTTCGTCGAGGCCGGTCTCGACATCGACTGGCTGGAACGCATCTCGGCGTCGGTCGATGACGCGCTCAAGGACGGGGAGGCGTCGGCCACCCTGCAGGCGGCCCTGGGCTGGCTGAAGTACACCATCGACACCGAGCTGCGGATGAACGAGATCGCCGAGGCGAGCAAGCGGATCTCGGCGCTGCTGGCCGGCGCCAAGCAGTACTCCCAGATGGACCGCGGCGATTATCAGAGCGCCGACGTCCACGAACTGCTGCGCAGCACGCTGATGATGTTCGGCGACAAGATCGGTAAGGACAAGCCGGTCAGCCTGTGCAAGGACCTGGACAAGTCACTGCCCGAATTGCATTGCTACCCAGGCGATCTCAATCAAGTGTGGACCAACATCATCGACAACGCCGTCCAGGCGATGGACGGCCACGGCACGCTGACCCTGCGCACCTCCCGGGAGACCGACGAGATGATCCGGGTGGAGATCTGCGACGACGGGCCGGGTATCCCCGCCGAGGACATCAACCGCATCTTCACGCCGTTCTTCACCACCAAGCCGTTCGGCGAGGGCACCGGCCTGGGTCTGGATCTGGCCTGGCGCATCGTGGTGGAAAAGCACCACGGCGATCTGCGGGTGCAGTCCAAGCCCGGCGACACCCGGTTCATCGTGCTGTTGCCCTTGCAGGCCCCCGCGCCCGAAACCCAGGCCGCGGAGACTGAAGCGGCGGAGTAA
- a CDS encoding LLM class F420-dependent oxidoreductase, giving the protein MTQTTTGGKPDLGTYGAFGHYSQFQQLSPQQLRDIEGLGYGAIWAGGSPPAELEWIDPILAATDTLQLATGIVNIWSAAAGPVAESFHRIETAYPGRFLLGIGVGHREAIGEYRKPLDALTDYLDKLDEYGVPKHRRVVAALGPKVLQLSAARSAGAHPYLTTPEHTAQARELIGPDAFLAPEHKAVLTTDTEKARALGRKALDIYLGLSNYLNNFKRLGFTDEDLAKPGSDRFIDAVVAYGTVDEVAARLRQHRDAGADHVPVQVLTSPDKLVPALAELAGPLGLA; this is encoded by the coding sequence ATGACCCAGACCACAACGGGCGGCAAGCCCGATCTCGGCACATACGGCGCGTTCGGCCATTACTCGCAGTTCCAGCAACTGTCGCCGCAGCAGCTGCGAGACATCGAAGGACTGGGCTACGGCGCGATCTGGGCCGGCGGGTCGCCACCCGCCGAGCTCGAGTGGATCGATCCGATCCTGGCCGCCACCGATACCTTGCAGCTGGCCACCGGCATCGTGAACATCTGGAGTGCGGCCGCGGGCCCGGTAGCCGAGTCGTTCCACCGCATCGAGACGGCCTACCCGGGCCGGTTCCTGCTCGGCATCGGGGTCGGCCACCGCGAGGCCATCGGCGAGTACCGCAAGCCGCTCGACGCGCTCACCGATTACCTCGACAAGCTCGATGAGTACGGCGTGCCCAAACACCGCCGGGTCGTCGCCGCTCTGGGCCCCAAGGTGCTGCAGCTGTCGGCGGCCCGCTCGGCGGGCGCGCACCCGTACCTGACGACACCGGAACACACCGCGCAGGCGCGCGAGTTGATCGGTCCCGACGCATTTCTGGCTCCCGAGCACAAAGCGGTGCTCACCACCGACACCGAGAAGGCCCGCGCCCTGGGCCGCAAGGCACTCGACATCTATCTCGGTCTGAGCAACTACCTCAACAACTTCAAGCGACTCGGTTTCACCGACGAGGATCTGGCCAAACCGGGCAGTGACCGGTTCATCGACGCCGTCGTCGCGTACGGCACGGTGGACGAGGTGGCCGCCCGGCTGCGGCAGCATCGCGACGCCGGGGCCGACCACGTGCCTGTACAAGTGCTGACCTCACCCGACAAACTGGTACCCGCACTGGCCGAACTCGCCGGGCCGCTCGGCTTGGCTTAG
- a CDS encoding LLM class F420-dependent oxidoreductase: MTESLSLKPDLGRYGVWTFGAVQPEQAVEIEKLGYGALWVGGSPAADLAFAEPILERTETLQLATGIVNIWTADANAVAESFHRIEAAHPGRFLLGIGVGHPEHTGEYRKPYEALVDYLDVLDAAKVPTSRLVIAALGDKVLKLSAQRSAGAHPYLTTPEHTAHARDVIGEAVFLAPEHKVVLTTDGVAARAIGRDTVDFYLNLSNYLNNWRRLGFTENDITKPGSDKLIDAVVAHGTADAIAARLQQHVANGADHVAIQVLGGPDKLIPTLTELAGPLGLKS; the protein is encoded by the coding sequence ATGACCGAATCGCTCTCGCTGAAGCCGGATCTAGGTCGCTACGGGGTGTGGACGTTCGGGGCGGTGCAACCGGAGCAGGCCGTCGAGATCGAGAAGCTCGGTTACGGCGCGCTGTGGGTGGGCGGTTCTCCGGCCGCCGACCTCGCGTTCGCCGAACCCATCCTCGAGCGCACCGAGACGCTTCAGCTGGCCACCGGCATCGTCAACATCTGGACGGCCGACGCCAACGCGGTCGCCGAATCGTTCCACCGCATCGAGGCGGCACACCCCGGCCGGTTCCTGCTCGGCATCGGGGTGGGGCATCCCGAACACACCGGCGAATACCGCAAGCCGTATGAGGCACTGGTCGACTACCTCGACGTGCTGGACGCGGCCAAAGTACCGACCAGCCGTCTGGTGATCGCCGCGCTGGGCGACAAGGTGCTCAAGCTCTCGGCGCAGCGCAGCGCCGGCGCGCACCCCTACCTCACGACGCCCGAGCACACCGCGCATGCCCGTGACGTGATCGGCGAGGCGGTGTTCCTCGCACCCGAGCACAAGGTGGTACTGACCACCGACGGCGTCGCGGCCCGCGCGATCGGACGCGACACGGTCGACTTCTATCTGAATCTGAGCAATTACCTCAACAACTGGCGCCGACTCGGTTTCACCGAAAATGACATCACCAAGCCCGGCAGCGACAAACTGATCGACGCGGTCGTCGCGCATGGCACGGCAGACGCCATCGCGGCGCGTTTGCAGCAACATGTCGCCAATGGCGCCGACCACGTCGCGATCCAGGTACTCGGCGGTCCTGACAAGCTGATCCCGACGTTGACCGAGCTGGCCGGGCCGCTGGGTCTCAAAAGCTGA
- the rfbB gene encoding dTDP-glucose 4,6-dehydratase, which produces MRLLVTGGAGFIGANFVHLALQEALTTSVTVLDAMTYAGSQESLAPVADRIRLVQGDVADAELVNKLVGEVDAVVHFAAETHVDNSVANPQPFLHSNVIGTFTVLEAVRAHGVRLHHISTDEVYGDLELDSPARFTPGTPYNPSSPYSSTKAAADLLVRAWVRSYGVRATISNCSNNYGPYQHVEKFIPRQITNILTGRRPKLYGAGANVRDWIHVDDHNRAVWQILADGRSGQTYLIGAECERDNLTVMRTLLRLMGRDPDDFDHVTDRAGHDLRYAIDPSGLHDELGWAPKHTDFDEGLAATIDWYRNNESWWGPLKDAVEGAYAERGQ; this is translated from the coding sequence ATGCGGCTACTGGTCACCGGCGGCGCCGGGTTCATCGGGGCGAACTTCGTGCATCTCGCCCTTCAGGAGGCACTCACCACGTCGGTGACTGTGCTCGACGCGATGACGTACGCGGGCAGCCAGGAGTCGTTGGCGCCGGTGGCCGACCGGATTCGGCTGGTGCAGGGCGACGTCGCCGACGCCGAGTTGGTGAACAAGTTGGTCGGCGAGGTCGACGCCGTCGTGCACTTCGCCGCCGAGACCCACGTCGACAACTCGGTGGCGAATCCGCAGCCGTTCCTGCACAGCAACGTCATCGGCACCTTCACCGTGCTGGAGGCGGTCCGCGCACATGGGGTCCGGTTGCACCACATCTCCACCGACGAGGTGTACGGCGATCTCGAGCTCGACAGCCCGGCCCGGTTCACCCCGGGAACGCCGTACAACCCGTCGAGCCCGTACTCGTCCACCAAGGCCGCCGCCGACCTGCTGGTGCGGGCCTGGGTGCGCTCTTACGGTGTGCGCGCGACGATTTCGAACTGCTCCAACAACTACGGCCCGTACCAGCACGTGGAGAAATTCATCCCGCGCCAGATCACCAACATCCTCACCGGCCGGCGGCCCAAGCTCTACGGCGCGGGCGCGAATGTCCGTGACTGGATCCATGTCGATGACCACAACCGTGCGGTCTGGCAGATTCTCGCCGACGGCCGCAGCGGGCAGACCTACTTGATCGGCGCCGAGTGCGAGCGCGACAACCTGACGGTGATGCGCACCCTGCTGCGGCTGATGGGCCGCGACCCGGACGACTTCGACCATGTCACCGACCGGGCCGGGCATGATCTGCGCTACGCCATCGACCCGTCGGGCCTGCACGACGAACTGGGCTGGGCCCCCAAGCACACCGATTTCGACGAAGGCCTCGCGGCCACCATCGACTGGTACCGCAACAACGAATCCTGGTGGGGCCCTTTGAAAGATGCGGTAGAAGGCGCGTATGCGGAGCGCGGCCAGTGA
- a CDS encoding dTDP-4-dehydrorhamnose 3,5-epimerase family protein, which translates to MTARELTIPGAWEITPKLHGDARGLFFEWFTDAGFTEMTGHRFDLRQANCSVSAAGVLRGVHFAELPPSQAKYVTCVRGAVLDVVVDIRVGSPTFGQWDSVLLDDHDRRSVYLSEGLGHAFLSLQDGSTVMYLCSAPYSPDREHTVLATGLGIDWPIEGEPVLSDRDAAAPTLEQVRAAGLLPTWDDTRAFADELRARVQG; encoded by the coding sequence GTGACCGCACGCGAACTGACCATCCCCGGCGCGTGGGAGATCACACCCAAGCTGCACGGCGACGCGCGCGGGCTGTTCTTCGAATGGTTCACCGACGCCGGATTCACCGAGATGACCGGGCACCGCTTCGACCTGCGGCAGGCCAATTGCTCGGTGTCGGCGGCCGGGGTGCTGCGCGGTGTCCACTTCGCCGAACTACCGCCCAGCCAGGCCAAGTACGTGACGTGTGTGCGCGGGGCCGTGCTCGACGTGGTGGTCGACATCCGGGTGGGCTCCCCGACTTTCGGGCAGTGGGATTCCGTGCTGCTCGACGACCACGACCGGCGTTCGGTGTACCTGTCCGAGGGGCTCGGTCACGCCTTCCTGTCGCTGCAGGACGGCTCGACGGTGATGTACCTGTGTTCGGCGCCGTACAGCCCGGATCGGGAGCACACCGTCTTGGCCACCGGCCTGGGGATCGACTGGCCGATCGAGGGCGAGCCGGTGCTGTCCGACCGGGACGCGGCCGCCCCGACGCTGGAGCAGGTGCGGGCTGCGGGGCTGTTGCCGACGTGGGACGACACCCGCGCGTTCGCCGACGAGTTGCGCGCCCGCGTGCAGGGCTGA